CCTTGCGCAAGGACCTTCCGCAGCTTGTTGATCTTCTGCACTCCAAGGCGCGGATCACTGAGATTAGCTCCAATGGACTTTATCCGGAGCGCCTGGCCCCGATCATCAGGAAGTATCCCAACACCAAGGTGCGTTTCTCCCTCGAAGGTGACGAGCTCACAAACAACTGCATTCGCGGGGAATCGGACGGATTTCAGATAAAGGTCAAGGGTCTTCAGATGCTGAAAGAGCTCGGAGGCACTGATCTGGGCTTTGCCCTCGTGATTCAGGACGAAAATGCCCCGCAGCTTACTTGGGTGCACGACCTTGCCGGAAAACTGGGCGTGGAGTTATCCACATCTTCATTGCATAACGCTTGGCAGTTTCACAAGAACGACAATCATTTCTATGACCGGTTAAAAGCCGCGAAAGAAGTTGAGAAATTGATTACAGCCATGCTCAGGACGAATAGCGTCAAGAGCTGGTTCCGCGGCTATTTAAATCTGGGATTGATAAAAAACATTTTAGGGCAGGACCGTTTGATTAAGTGTACTGCCGGCAAGGATTTTGCCTTCATTGATCCCTGGTCCGATGTGTGGGCCTGCAATGTGCGCACTGATTTGCCGATGGGGAATTTGAAGGAGCAGAGCTGGACTGAGATCATTTCGAGCCCCGCAGCCCGGCAAAGCCGCGCCTTGGTTGCTGATTGCCGGCAAAACTGTTGGATGGTGACCACTGCCCGGACTGCGATGCGTTCGAATGCCTTCCCCGCCTTTCCGAAACTCGAGCCATTGAGGTGGGTTCTTGAAAATAAAATCAAAACAGCCTTAGGAATGGATATCGCCTTTGACCGGTACATCAACTATGAAGATGTCAGGAGCGCTCCGCAGGTTCAGAGGCAATCCTTTCTGGATAAGAGCTATAGATCCCGGCTCCAGAAAGCGACGGATCCTCACTATACCCAAAAGGAGTATGTCAACCGA
The nucleotide sequence above comes from Candidatus Omnitrophota bacterium. Encoded proteins:
- a CDS encoding radical SAM protein, with protein sequence MDLTVISTYRCNSKCQMCYIWQNPSHPQEEVSLATLSKLPGGFDNLNISGGEPTLRKDLPQLVDLLHSKARITEISSNGLYPERLAPIIRKYPNTKVRFSLEGDELTNNCIRGESDGFQIKVKGLQMLKELGGTDLGFALVIQDENAPQLTWVHDLAGKLGVELSTSSLHNAWQFHKNDNHFYDRLKAAKEVEKLITAMLRTNSVKSWFRGYLNLGLIKNILGQDRLIKCTAGKDFAFIDPWSDVWACNVRTDLPMGNLKEQSWTEIISSPAARQSRALVADCRQNCWMVTTARTAMRSNAFPAFPKLEPLRWVLENKIKTALGMDIAFDRYINYEDVRSAPQVQRQSFLDKSYRSRLQKATDPHYTQKEYVNR